One window of Trifolium pratense cultivar HEN17-A07 linkage group LG5, ARS_RC_1.1, whole genome shotgun sequence genomic DNA carries:
- the LOC123884176 gene encoding uncharacterized protein LOC123884176 produces the protein MVLTSISTISSSTSFLSDSPSTSNSNSTLFRNRPFPSFLVGFPKPPFSNATFKFKFKPSSSFSSASTQQENGSPEQFLKNNSIADFMRFKKGIDGSTGLLQTAVVSYKKKFPWSILKPFLQVDLISTIHIADEEYFLVLQKELESYDCVLYEMVASKETLQNMRNPKKRLKGSQTRGFNILGFIQRQMAQILRLDFQLDCLDYQTENWQHADLDYETFQLLQRAKGESLFTFAKDMTLRSTKAMLQPSIPEDLDPWRSKLLWASRVLPMPLVGLLIIGGVCADVGSPTSDYPEIEALSRLDLSGAMKVFLAKRLTSELTQNTADVEEKSVIIGERNRVAIENLKSAMDKGQNKIAILYGGGHMPDLGRRLREEFDLVPSNVEWITAWSIRKTKLNTSSLPFLKTMAKASGWPLNRYQTLALLIFSSFLALDLWFWELLFGSAVTWVSDVASEVLLYVGN, from the exons ATGGTGTTAACTTCAATTTCAACAATCTCTTCATCAACTTCATTCCTTTCTGATTCTCCATCAACTTCAAATTCCAATTCTACCCTTTTCAGAAACAGAccttttccttcttttcttgTTGGATTTCCAAAACCACCCTTTTCAAATGCaaccttcaaattcaaattcaaaccatcttcttctttttcatctGCTTCCACTCAACAAGAAAATGGGTCACCAGAACAGTTTCTAAAGAACAATTCCATTGCTGATTTCATGCGTTTCAAGAAAGGGATTGATGGTTCTACTGGTTTGTTGCAAACTGCTGTTGTTAGTTATAAGAAGAAATTTCCTTGGTCCATTTTGAAGCCTTTTCTTCAG GTTGATTTGATTTCAACAATTCACATAGCTGATGAAGA GTATTTTCTGGTCCTCCAAAAGGAGCTTGAATCCTATGATTGTGTTCTTTATGAAATGGTAGCTAGCAAGGAAACTTTACAGAATATGAGAAATCctaaaaaaaggttaaaaggATCACAAACTAGAGGTTTTAACATTTTGGGATTCATCCAAAGACAGATGGCTCAAATTCTCAGGCTTGATTTCCAATTAGATTGTCTCGATTACCAGACTGAAAATTGGCAACATGCAGATCTTGATTATGAGACCTTCCAATTACTCCAG CGAGCAAAAGGTGAAAGCTTATTTACTTTTGCAAAGGATATGACTCTTAGATCTACAAAGGCGATGTTGCAGCCTTCCATTCCAGAAGATCTTGATCCATGGAGATCAAAGCTTTTATGGGCTTCACGTGTACTTCCTATGCCGCTTGTTGGCCTTCTTATCATCGGAGGCGTTTGTGCAGATGTGGGAAGTCCAACATCAGATTATCCTGAAATTGAGGCATTGTCAAGGCTTGATTTGAGTGGTGCCATGAAAGTCTTTCTTGCAAAGAGACTAACATCTGA GTTGACACAAAATACAGCAGATGTAGAGGAGAAATCTGTTATAATTGGTGAGAGAAATCGAGTTGCAATCGAGAACCTCAAAAGTGCAATGGATAAGGGACAAAATAAGATTGCCATACTTTATGGCGGTGGCCACATGCCGGATCTCGGAAGGAGGTTGAGGGAAGAGTTCGATTTAGTCCCGTCCAACGTGGAGTGGATAACAGCTTGGTCCATAAGGAAAACGAAACTTAATACTAGTTCACTTCCATTTCTTAAGACAATGGCTAAAGCTTCTGGTTGGCCATTGAACCGCTATCAAACATTGGCATTGCTCATCTTTTCATCGTTCTTGGCGTTGGATTTGTGGTTTTGGGAGCTATTGTTTGGCTCCGCGGTGACTTGGGTCTCTGACGTTGCCTCGGAAGTTCTTCTGTATGTTGGTAATTAA